The nucleotide window TGCTGAGAGATTTAAGAGAAATCACTACAAATGAAATTCAAATAAATGACAAACTCCTGTCCTGTATGctgtacatattttaaaacactGCAAATCATAAAGTTATGCATGGAAGCAAATAATAGCCATGTTTAAATCTTGTAAATTACTGAAATTAAATAGTACTAAATCTATAGCactgaaatattttactttgaaaaccaTCGGAAATTTGTGTAAATTCctcctgaatttaaaaaaatctgtggTCAATTTCAAGCTGTGCGAAAAAACTTACAAAAAGCTTATTTAATTGTAGTATTTATGAATTCACATAGAAAGTACCTAATATTCAAAAACTATATTGAAATTGCTCAAATTCAATAGTGGAgcattcaaaaacacaaaaaaacagtcatgTCAAAATAAGGTTTTAATATATGTTTCATattttatgtacaaaatatacattataATGTATAAATAGACACAACATATTACATTTGCATAACAGAGCTTTCTCCTAACTAAAGATATATACTATTGTGTACCACCCAGTATGGATGAAATATATTGTCCTTCAAACTTAACACTCAGATCCTGTTGTAATGACTAGGAACTTTAAATGTAATAATTGAACATTAATGTTTACATGAAGACGTTTAAGAAGCCGTTGCATTAAAGTTCAAGATTATGCTCCGTCAGTAGTTGCTTTTGGGCCTGCAGTGAAACCAGTGACGTGCTGGCCTTCAGTGACATCCACACTCTTCAACAATCATGTCCTCGTGGTGCCGCAGGGCCAAATCATCATTCTCGTAGTACAGCATGGAGAGCGGGCTGAGACGTGTCGGCACACAGGACGGGCAAGATACTCTTTCTGGATGGTGATGTTGCAACAGGCTCTGATgaataagaagaagaattacTTGAATGATCATTGATTGTTTTCAACTTtgttattttacacacacatacacacgcaatTGGAAAAACATGTTAGTGATTGGACTGCCCCCTGAGCAGTTAGGGGTTCTGTGCCTTGTTTAAGGGCAACTTGCCAGTGCCCAGGTGGTGAACTGGCACCCTTCCAGCTACTAGTCCATGTTAGACTTGAACCAGCCGCCCTCTGGTTCCCAAGCCAAGCAGCCCCCACAGATAGCGCTACCCCTAACCACAGTACACCTGTGACTTTACAAAAAACTGATTGTTTAAGATTCTATAGAGCTAAATGGGACTAAACCTTAAGTTGTCATCTCACCTGCATGTATGCATGGTTGGTCGGGTTGAAGGACTCGTCCAGTGGTGTGGGACACTCTCCCTCACAGCGGAATGCATTGTAGCGTTTAGGGTGCACAATCCACTCGTCCCAACCGATGTGGTCAAAGTCCACCCACATGTCTACCTTCCGACACAGCGGCCTCTGGGGCGGCTCTGCTGCTGGTGCAGGAGTAGGTGAAGTTCCTGCAGGCACCCTCATTCTCTCCATTCTGTTCCTTTTTGGCGTCGACTTTGACTGTCACTGCTGACTCTGTCCATTGTCACATACTTGGAGTTCTCCACAGTTTGAATGAGACTGTGGGCTGTTTGGCCTTCCTGGGGCAGGTTGTGCTTAGAGAAGATGACCATCATGACCCGATTCGTGGTTGGATGGTGTATTTTTCTTTGCCTAAATCCCAAATTCTTGAAGATTGACTTGTCAGGGATGTCACCTTCATCCCCAGCACCGCTCCCATGGTCCGCCTCAGGTTCTCCTGAGGCCTCTTGGCTCGGCACTCCATCTCCCTGGTACAACCAGTATTTTAACAGAGCAGTCACGTTAAAAACCTTCCAGGCAGACTTTGTGCTGCTGGCGGATGTGTCTAAGCTCCCCAGGAAAAGGTGCTCATCCTGGCATGTGCTGCCATGGTTACAACTCTTTCCAGAGTGATATAAATCCAAGGTGGCACGCTTGGAGCCAGAGAAAGT belongs to Etheostoma spectabile isolate EspeVRDwgs_2016 chromosome 5, UIUC_Espe_1.0, whole genome shotgun sequence and includes:
- the LOC116689330 gene encoding LOW QUALITY PROTEIN: nodal homolog (The sequence of the model RefSeq protein was modified relative to this genomic sequence to represent the inferred CDS: inserted 1 base in 1 codon) — translated: MEARVLTVFGTFLLCSFGVVFSTQRHRDLTGLETSSAFRNLSFNRSRYPLYMLQLYRSFRTADSSSPVAINTITMQGDNLSAHSSDSILSLMARGCHQVGERWTVTFDMSSISTNEIVQLAELRIRLPTFSGSKRATLDLYHSGKSCNHGSTCQDEHLFLGSLDTSASSTKSAWKVFNVTALLKYWLYQGDGVPSQEASGEPEADHGSGAGDEGDIPDKSIFKNLGFRQRKIHHPTTNRVMMVIFSKHNLPQEGQTAHSLIQTVENSKYVTMDRVSSDSQSRRXKRNRMERMRVPAGTSPTPAPAAEPPQRPLCRKVDMWVDFDHIGWDEWIVHPKRYNAFRCEGECPTPLDESFNPTNHAYMQSLLQHHHPERVSCPSCVPTRLSPLSMLYYENDDLALRHHEDMIVEECGCH